From the candidate division WOR-3 bacterium genome, one window contains:
- a CDS encoding RHS repeat-associated core domain-containing protein — MLVGRIDSDGKLYQYFHDGLGSITMICDSTGNYRNLYLYDDFGNFRKKTENVPNHYYYTGQERDEEPSGLYNLRARYYASTIGRFTQEDPVLDVENGELGLNNCNLCRGLKINLLITSVESPQALNAYIYAINNPTNILDPTGEIVQIAFNPCLYCSACAGGALFGCFVGCKYAPDYKQCVKECIKSIPCERLWPHKDDPISGICFGMCTICGLKIIGKDALPLPNMGNK; from the coding sequence ATGTTAGTAGGAAGGATAGATTCGGATGGAAAACTATATCAATACTTCCACGATGGATTGGGGTCTATTACAATGATTTGTGACTCTACCGGTAATTACAGAAATCTTTATCTCTATGATGATTTCGGAAATTTCAGGAAGAAAACCGAAAATGTTCCCAACCACTACTATTATACCGGGCAGGAAAGGGATGAAGAACCGTCCGGGCTTTACAATTTGAGAGCAAGATATTATGCATCTACTATTGGCAGATTTACCCAGGAGGACCCGGTGTTGGATGTAGAAAATGGTGAATTGGGTTTAAATAATTGTAATCTCTGTCGTGGGCTAAAAATAAATTTGTTGATTACATCTGTCGAAAGCCCACAGGCATTAAACGCTTATATATATGCTATTAATAACCCTACTAATATTTTGGATCCAACTGGTGAAATTGTACAAATAGCTTTTAATCCTTGTTTATATTGCAGTGCCTGTGCAGGTGGCGCGTTGTTTGGGTGTTTTGTTGGATGTAAATATGCTCCTGACTATAAGCAATGTGTGAAAGAATGTATAAAATCGATACCTTGTGAACGACTCTGGCCACACAAAGATGATCCAATTTCAGGTATATGCTTCGGTATGTGTACGATTTGCGGACTCAAAATAATAGGGAAAGATGCACTCCCTCTTCCGAATATGGGGAACAAATAA